A single genomic interval of Megalobrama amblycephala isolate DHTTF-2021 linkage group LG17, ASM1881202v1, whole genome shotgun sequence harbors:
- the LOC125250010 gene encoding uncharacterized protein LOC125250010, translating to MSDSETIELACLGRPFQLGMLYDCRRDVLIPGLTLWDAEMLQKNINVRPQPNTDFKIIASDSSEDKVSALNVRASLEASFLCGLVSVKGSAAFLNDKKKSKHQSRVTLQYRTTSRFEQLTMEHLGLGNVKHCNVFQEGSATHVVTALLYGAQAFFIFDREVSTNENLQEIQGELQATIKNIPLISVEGEAALKMIESEKEKMNKFSCTFHGDFALENNPVSYVDAIKVYSELPKLLGEHGENAVPMTVWLYPLKKLDSTAAQLVREISVSLVRRAQRIMDELDNCDIQCQDLMRDNVAIQFPEIKTKIRKFKDLSSEYKIVFQKHLCRLLPSIRGGGKEEQELADALTDKERSPFQGALVHKFLNEREREMNVVRSYLEIMKEVPVLSSSNDLDKVVLKASNNYVIAFALSSLNEKELYFSDLENYLKKQSCNNGEEIHYDQDSSKKKWFSSGDATALTREMIQAFLDFKEANKGRTNIEFCIASIPDELITASSIHVYERGRLISSQYELPSKPPKPVFLSAEHDCIHLQINPPDRGVSSVASYCISYQAAQSSEWTDVFTDGVSDQVTVKQLQPHKEYCFNCKAVCRPGVSLTSDTTSFFKTRPCAPPGALTVKQVESESATVVWDVPTSVGEDVLVTGYVLELREMKMDQENEKPWKSVKSTNRECTLQGLKENADYTIRVFANCGNDGVSLSSPETVFSASFRGKQSNKDGSGLFLNQSSRIKRGNPSIHTLILHKKMTETLSFNQYVFGRKVEDVKNKVILLVGSTGAGKTTLINVMVNYILGVKWEDSYRFKLINEVTNRSQAESQTSNVSSYELYNQPGFQIPYSLTIVDTPGFGDTRGIAHDKMITEQVKSFLCSPLGIDHIDAVCFVVQASLARLTANQSYIFDSILSIFGKDIAENIIILVTFADGKDIPVLEAIKSADLPCKKNKKGQPSNFNFNNSAVYADKKVEEPTTSDNDSDDNDDEDKLTELVWDKTFKQMRAFFKALGTIESKDLTMTIKVLEERERLEKAMTSLTPQITAGLSKMSEIKKFKQCLENESENMAQNEDFEQDVEVMKANRSPVNCFTMNCNTCFFTCHSNCFLPAEDSVNTCAVMEGGYCIVCPENCHYSAHSKENFMWTYETKIEKKTIKELKDNFMKAKGKFMDSKQILDALEEELHGIEDKLRKLIKLSSDCLRRLDETALKPKSLSTAEYLEILIKTEKEKKSPGFEDRIVGLEKMKQETLILEKIAKGENLLETERRIMEEREKRIKTVALKIMKRKKAVSAFQSLSNQKTSDQKDGSACLEGQEMS from the exons ATGTCTGACTCTGAAACCATTGAACTGGCTTGTCTTGGCCGACCTTTTCAGTTGGGAATGCTTTATGACTGCCGAAGAGATGTCCTCATTCCAG GACTAACTCTTTGGGATGCTGAGATGCTGCAGAAGAATATTAATGTACGTCCACAGCCAAACACTGACTTCAAAATCATTGCCTCAGATTCAAGTGAAGACAAAGTGTCAGCTTTGAATGTTCGTGCATCTCTTGAAGCCAGCTTTCTGTGTGGATTAGTCAGTGTGAAAGGGTCGGCTGcctttttaaatgataaaaagaaGTCCAAACATCAATCTCGAGTCACCTTACAGTATCGGACAACTTCACGTTTTGAGCAGTTAACTATGGAGCATCTTGGACTAGGGAATGTAAAGCATTGCAATGTATTTCAGGAGGGCTCGGCCACACATGTTGTTACAGCTTTATTGTATGGAGCTCAAGCGTTCTTTATTTTTGACCGTGAAGTTTCTACCAATGAAAATCTTCAAGAGATACAAGGAGAGCTCCAAGCAACAATCAAAAATATACCTTTAATATCAGTTGAAGGTGAAGCAGCTTTGAAAATGATTGAatcagaaaaagagaaaatgaacAAATTCAGCTGCACTTTTCATGGAGATTTTGCTCTGGAAAACAATCCAGTTTCCTATGTAGATGCCATCAAGGTGTACTCAGAACTGCCAAAACTGTTGGGAGAACATGGAGAGAATGCTGTGCCCATGACCGTGTGGCTTTACCCTCTGAAAAAACTAGATTCAACAGCTGCTCAGTTAGTCAGGGAGATCAGTGTAAGCCTAGTACGACGTGCCCAACGGATCATGGATGAACTGGATAATTGTGACATTCAATGTCAAGACCTGATGAGGGACAATGTCGCCATTCAATTCCCTGAAATCAAAACTAAAATCAGAAAATTTAAGGACCTCAGCTCAGAGTACAAAattgtttttcaaaaacatctctGCAGGCTTCTTCCATCTATAAGGGGTGGAGGAAAAGAAGAACAAGAGCTTGCTGATGCCCTCACAGACAAAGAAAGATCGCCATTTCAAGGTGCTCTGGTACACAAGTTTCTAAACGAGCGAGAGCGAGAGATGAATGTTGTTAGATCTTACCTCGAAATCATGAAAGAAGTCCCTGTCCTTTCATCCAGCAATGACTTGGACAAGGTTGTCTTGAAAGCATCCAATAACTATGTGATAGCTTTTGCACTCTCCTCCTTAAATGAAAAGGAACTGTACTTTTCAGACTTGGAGAATTACCTGAAAAAACAATCATGTAACAATGGAGAGGAAATACATTATGATCAAGACTCCTCAAAAAAGAAATGGTTTTCATCAGGAGATGCAACTGCTCTTACCAGGGAAATGATACAGGCCTTCCTAGATTTCAAAGAAGCCAATAAAGGAAGAACAAACATTGAATTCTGCATTGCATCAATCCCGGATGAACTCATCACTGCCTCTTCAATTCATGTTTATGAAAGAGGGAGACTCATAAGTTCACAATATGAGCTCCCCTCAAAACCCCCAAAACCAGTCTTCTTGAGTGCTGAGCATGACTGCATACATCTGCAAATCAACCCTCCTGACCGCGGTGTTAGTTCTGTGGCCTCATACTGTATCTCATATCAGGCAGCGCAGAGCTCTGAATGGACAGATGTGTTTACAGATGGGGTTTCTGATCAGGTCACCGTCAAGCAGTTACAACCACATAAAGAATATTGCTTCAACTGCAAGGCGGTGTGTCGTCCTGGAGTAAGTCTGACTAGTGACACAACATCATTCTTCAAGACTCGTCCATGTGCTCCACCTGGAGCACTTACAGTGAAACAAGTAGAATCTGAGTCTGCAACTGTAGTTTGGGATGTTCCTACATCTGTAGGTGAGGATGTTCTGGTCACTGGATACGTGTTGGAATTGAGAGAAATGAAAATGGATCAGGAAAATGAAAAGCCATGGAAGTCTGTGAAATCTACAAACAGGGAGTGCACTCTTCAGGGACTGAAAGAAAACGCAGATTACACAATCAGAGTTTTTGCAAACTGTGGAAATGATGGAGTGAGTCTCTCCAGCCCCGAAACTGTGTTTTCAGCCAGTTTTAGGGGTAAACAATCAAATAAGGATGGGAGTGGGTTGTTCTTGAATCAATCTTCACGAATTAAAAGGGGCAATCCATCAATACATACACTGATACtacacaaaaaaatgacagagacTCTAAGTTTTAATCAGTATGTCTTCGGAAGAAAAGTTGAGGATGTGAAAAACAAAGTAATTCTTCTTGTAGGATCAACAGGTGCAGGAAAAACCACACTGATCAATGTGATGGTCAATTACATACTGGGTGTAAAGTGGGAGGATTCATATCGCTTCAAACTAATCAATGAAGTGACCAATCGTTCACAGGCTGAGAGTCAGACATCTAATGTCTCCTCTTATGAGCTGTACAATCAGCCTGGCTTTCAAATTCCCTATTCCCTCACAATTGTAGATACACCTGGATTTGGTGATACAAGAGGAATCGCACATGATAAAATGATTACAGAGCAGGTCAAAAGCTTTCTTTGTAGCCCTTTGGGAATCGATCACATTGATGCCGTCTGCTTTGTTGTCCAGGCCTCTCTTGCCCGCCTGACTGCCAATCAGAGTTACATCTTTGACTCAATCCTGTCAATTTTTGGCAAAGACATTGCAGAGAACATCATAATTTTGGTAACATTTGCAGATGGTAAAGACATCCCAGTTCTAGAAGCCATCAAATCAGCAGATCTGccctgtaaaaaaaataaaaagggacAACCCTCTAATTTCAATTTCAACAATTCAGCTGTGTATGCAGACAAAAAAGTAGAAGAGCCTACAACCTCTGATAATGATTcagatgataatgatgatgaagATAAACTCACAGAGCTTGTCTGGGACAAAACCTTTAAACAGATGAGGGCTTTTTTCAAGGCACTTGGGACCATTGAAAGTAAAGATCTGACGATGACTATAAAAGTCTTGGAGGAAAGAGAGCGCCTTGAGAAAGCCATGACAAGTTTGACCCCTCAAATAACTGCTGGACTCTCTAAAAtgagtgaaataaaaaaattcaagcAATGTTTGGAAAATGAGAGTGAGAACATGGCACAAAATGAGGATTTTGAACAAGATGTAGAGGTGATGAAAGCAAACAGATCCCCTGTAAACTGTTTTACCATGAACTGCAACACCTGCTTCTTCACATGTCACTCCAACTGCTTCCTCCCTGCAGAAGATTCTGTCAACACTTGTGCTGTGATGGAGGGTGGCTACTGCATTGTCTGCCCTGAAAACTGCCATTACTCTGCTCATTCAAAGGAAAATTTCATGTGGACATATGAAAcaaaaatagagaaaaaaactattaaagagCTGAAAGACAACTTCATGAAGGCAAAAGGAAAGTTTATGGACTCGAAGCAAATCCTTGATGCACTTGAAGAGGAACTCCATGGAATTGAGGACAAATTAAGGAAGTTGATCAAACTGTCCTCTGATTGCCTAAGAAGACTGGATGAAACTGCACTGAAGCCAAAATCTCTCTCCACAGCCGAATATCTCGAAATCCTGATCAAAACcgagaaagaaaagaaaagtccTGGCTTTGAGGACCGGATTGTTGGACTCGAGAAAATGAAACAAGAAACTCTTATCCTGGAAAAGATTGCTAAAGGAGAAAATTTGCTTGAAACAGAGCGCCGCATTatggaggagagagagaagagaataAAAACTGTTGCCCTGAAAATTATGAAAAGGAAGAAAGCAGTTAGTGCCTTCCAGTCACTGAGCAATCAGAAAACATCCGATCAAAAGGACGGAAGTGCTTGCCTTGAGGGCCAGGAGATGTCATAA
- the fzd8b gene encoding frizzled-8b, with the protein MDSPMQGSYWLPLALCALLLWSSVCAREPDCQEISVPLCRGIGYNYTYMPNQFNHDTQDEAGLEVHQFWPLVEIQCSPDLRFFLCSLYTPICLEDYKKPLPPCRSVCERAKAGCAPLMRQYGFPWPDRMRCDLLPVQGDSNTLCMDYNRTDATASPAAAKPTSRQGKPNNRKNKSSHGSSSCEPECHCRAPMVTVNDRHPLYNRVKTGQIPNCAMPCHNPYLSQEERTFATFWIGFWSVLCFLSTFATVATFLIDIERFKYPERPIIFLSACYMFVSVGYIIRLIAGHERVACNQNHEVDHIHYETTGPALCTVVFLLIYFFGMASAIWWVILTITWFLAAGMKWGNEAIARYSQYFHLAAWLIPSVKSIAVLALSSVDGDSVAGICYVGNQNLDNLRGFVLAPLVIYLFIGTIFLFAGLVSMFRIRSVIKQGGTKTDKLERLMVRIGVFTVLYTVVAMVIVACYVYEQHNREAWEIAHACNCSSEKKTLKPDYAVFMLKYFMCLVVGITSGAWTWSGKTLDSWRALCTRRCCSWGSKGTSGSVYSDGSTGLTWRSGTASSVLYPPKQMPLSRV; encoded by the coding sequence ATGGACTCGCCTATGCAGGGGTCCTACTGGCTTCCTCTCGCGCTCTGTGCCCTGTTATTGTGGAGCTCCGTGTGTGCTCGTGAGCCGGACTGTCAGGAGATTTCGGTGCCACTGTGTAGAGGGATCGGCTATAACTACACATACATGCCCAACCAATTCAACCACGACACCCAGGACGAAGCAGGACTTGAGGTGCACCAGTTCTGGCCGCTCGTGGAGATCCAGTGTTCCCCCGACCTGCGCTTCTTTCTTTGCAGTCTGTACACGCCCATTTGCCTTGAGGACTATAAGAAGCCTTTGCCGCCGTGCAGGAGTGTGTGCGAACGGGCGAAAGCGGGATGCGCGCCGCTGATGAGGCAATACGGTTTCCCGTGGCCGGACCGAATGAGGTGCGATCTTCTACCCGTGCAGGGGGATTCAAACACTCTGTGTATGGACTACAACCGAACTGACGCTACAGCATCACCGGCTGCTGCAAAACCAACTAGCCGCCAGGGGAAGCCAAACAACCGGAAAAATAAAAGCAGTCATGGATCTTCTTCGTGCGAACCGGAGTGTCACTGTCGCGCGCCTATGGTAACCGTGAATGACCGTCATCCCTTGTATAACCGGGTCAAGACGGGGCAGATCCCCAATTGCGCCATGCCATGCCACAACCCCTATCTTTCTCAGGAGGAAAGGACCTTTGCCACATTTTGGATAGGGTTTTGGTCGGTTTTGTGTTTCCTGTCAACGTTCGCAACAGTCGCTACTTTCCTCATTGACATTGAGAGGTTTAAATACCCCGAGCGCCCTATTATTTTCCTGTCCGCCTGTTATATGTTCGTGTCCGTGGGATACATCATCAGACTCATCGCGGGACACGAAAGGGTCGCGTGCAACCAGAATCATGAGGTGGACCACATCCACTATGAAACTACGGGTCCCGCGCTTTGCACGGTTGTGTTTCtgctgatttatttttttgggatGGCGAGCGCCATCTGGTGGGTGATTCTGACGATTACGTGGTTCCTCGCGGCAGGAATGAAGTGGGGAAATGAAGCAATCGCGCGATACTCGCAGTATTTTCACCTGGCCGCTTGGCTCATTCCGAGCGTGAAATCTATCGCCGTGCTCGCGCTGAGTTCGGTGGACGGAGACTCGGTTGCGGGGATCTGCTACGTGGGCAACCAGAACTTGGATAACCTGCGGGGATTCGTGCTCGCGCCACTGGTGATTTATCTTTTTATCGGAACGATATTTTTATTCGCGGGCTTGGTGTCTATGTTTCGGATACGGAGCGTCATTAAACAAGGAGGAACGAAAACGGACAAACTCGAGAGATTGATGGTCCGAATCGGGGTGTTTACAGTGCTGTACACGGTCGTTGCCATGGTGATTGTGGCGTGTTACGTTTACGAACAGCACAATCGTGAAGCGTGGGAAATAGCGCACGCGTGTAACTGCTCGTCGGAGAAAAAAACCCTGAAACCTGATTACGCCGTGTTTATGCTCAAATACTTCATGTGCCTTGTTGTTGGGATCACGTCAGGCGCGTGGACGTGGTCCGGTAAAACGCTGGACTCTTGGCGAGCCCTGTGCACGCGCCGCTGCTGCAGTTGGGGAAGTAAAGGCACGAGCGGGTCAGTTTACAGTGATGGCAGCACGGGACTAACTTGGAGATCCGGCACAGCGAGTTCGGTTTTGTACCCTCCAAAACAAATGCCACTGTCGCGAGTCTGA